The following are from one region of the Aspergillus chevalieri M1 DNA, chromosome 1, nearly complete sequence genome:
- a CDS encoding DUF2013 domain-containing protein (BUSCO:EOG09264MGU;~COG:T,Z;~EggNog:ENOG410PI83;~InterPro:IPR018556,IPR000971,IPR030125;~PFAM:PF09431;~go_function: GO:0020037 - heme binding [Evidence IEA]) — protein sequence MESEVILEREQQFWDELQQIVSTPCDSEDLIDNVLRSYLSLTVQYKDEYLNSELDISRCSFKLFSSTLYASHGDYVRRQLLYGLLQEDDPKTLHLISSFLLFDGRQNEATFHAMNDEGAFPRLLELLQKRKNDSHGHSDEDEDGGAGLHRMLMDLLYEMSRVQRVKIGDLVLVDDDFIKGLFELIENLSDDVNDPYHYPVIRVLLVLNEQFMISAHDPIDERSGFLTNKVIKVLSMQGNYYKTFGENIILLINREAETSLQLLTLKLLYLLFTTPSTFEYFYTNDLRVLVDILIRNLLDLPEEASALRHTYLRVLYPLLAHTQLRYPPYYKRDELKRMLNILMRGQLSGQETDEEKIQHFEDVDETTKRLVMRCATVEWLRDVEPEVESQAASRTGSVFATTGEPLEASQITSSSSSSDRDTASPTGHQQAPGSPDVRHHHRKLSAVKRLGMHLEPASTSSLSVREVASQHEKPGVITPSRADLPPETEFVHPGAKPKPKVKPEPPKARRWRGRRNHEEDENADRIPEDSPIPSSPIPRAVTPTPPPPPPIAGNRRRSTSTSSSLAPPVSAHSRRSASNPPPAVPPPRRSATHPAVQSQNSQYNNQSNLNSMVQQGKYGQRPEPPKTRRWGRKQAQQSEQSGTREHTVSVEEAVQNASLE from the exons ATGGAGTCCGAGGTTATTTTAGAGAGGGAGCAGCAGTTCTGGGATG AACTTCAGCAAATCGTTTCTACCCCTTGCGACTCGGAAGATCTGATTGATAATGTGCTACGGAGTTATTTGAGCTTGACTGTTCAGTATAAGG ATGAATACCTCAATTCCGAACTAGACATCTCGCGCTGTTCGTTCAAACTATTTTCATCAACTCTTTACGCCTCTCATGGAGATTATGTCCGGAGACAGTTGTTATATGGTTTATTGCAG GAAGACGATCCCAAAACGCTACACCTCATATCctccttcctcctcttcgacgGTCGCCAGAATGAAGCTACTTTCCATGCAATGAACGATGAGGGAGCGTTTCCGCGGTTGTTAGAGCTATtacagaagaggaagaatgaTAGCCATGGCCATagcgacgaagatgaagacggcGGAGCTGGTCTCCATCGCATGTTGATGGATCTGTTATATGAGATGTCGAGGGTACAGAGAGTGAAGATTGGGGATTTGGTGCTTGTGGACGACGATTTTATCAAGGGGTTGTTTGAGCTCATTGAGAATCTTTCGGATGATGTTAACGATCCGTATCATTATCCGGTTATTCGTGTTTTG TTGGTGTTGAACGAGCAATTCATGATTTCGGCGCATGATCCTATTGACGAACGGTCGGGCTTTTTGACGAACAAGGTGATCAAGGTGCTTTCTATGCAGGGGAATTATTACAAGACATTTGGCGAGAATATCATTCTTCTCATCAACAGAGAAG CTGAGACATCACTCCAGCTCCTCACTCTTAAGCTCCTATACCTTCTCTTTACCACTCCATCTACGTTTGAATACTTCTATACGAATGACCTGCGTGTCCTGGTTGACATTCTGATCAGGAATTTGCTCGATCTGCCCGAGGAAGCTTCAGCTCTACGACACACCTACCTCCGCGTGCTTTACCCGTTGCTCGCTCACACTCAATTGAGATATCCTCCATATTACAAACGTGACGAATTGAAGCGCATGCTAAACATTCTCATGCGCGGTCAGCTCTCTGGACAAGAGACAGACGAGGAGAAGATCCAGCATTTTGAAGATGTCGACGAAACGACAAAGCGATTGGTGATGCGCTGCGCAACGGTCGAGTGGCTGCGGGATGTGGAGCCTGAAGTTGAATCGCAAGCTGCATCTCGAACAGGATCTGTTTTTGCAACCACCGGGGAGCCCCTGGAAGCATCGCAGATCACCTCATCCAGCAGCAGCTCTGACAGGGATACTGCATCGCCAACTGGCCACCAACAAGCCCCTGGCTCGCCAGACGTACGACACCACCATCGTAAACTAAGCGCGGTGAAACGACTAGGAATGCATCTCGAACCGGCTTCCACATCCTCTTTGAGCGTACGCGAGGTAGCATCCCAACATGAAAAGCCGGGTGTCATCACACCAAGCCGAGCAGACCTCCCACCTGAAACAGAATTTGTGCACCCCGGTGCCAAACCCAAACCAAAGGTCAAACCCGAGCCACCCAAAGCAAGACGATGGCGCGGACGCCGCAACcacgaggaagatgagaacgCCGACAGGATCCCGGAAGACTCTCCGATACCATCGAGTCCAATCCCAAGAGCCGTCACCCCTACGCcgccaccaccgccgccaaTAGCAGGGAATCGACGAAGATCAACAAGCACCTCTTCCTCGCTCGCACCACCTGTTTCAGCTCACTCGCGACGCTCCGCTTCGAATCCTCCCCCGGCTGTACCTCCACCGCGACGGTCAGCAACACATCCTGCTGTGCAGTCCCAGAATAGCCAGTATAATAACCAAAGTAATCTTAATAGCATGGTGCAGCAAGGGAAATATGGGCAGAGACCTGAACCGCCAAAAACACGTCGCTGGGGACGGAAACAGGCGCAGCAGTCTGAGCAGAGTGGTACAAGAGAGCATACGGTTAGCGTTGAGGAAGCAGTACAGAACGCTTCGTTGGAGTGA
- the scw4 gene encoding putative cell wall glucanase (Scw4) (CAZy:GH17;~COG:G;~EggNog:ENOG410PH6W;~InterPro:IPR017853;~SECRETED:SignalP(1-20)), whose translation MRHLTQALITLNALLVVAVAAPHGISYSHIQHHKRDVPNPNLAPNLGTNVEVELHPSPRHHNNHDHHHGGHGHGHHGKPPQLPPKKRKFGISYSPYNTDSTCKSQDEVNADIDRLVSLSTPPPAENNEGAESDYSFIRIYGIDCNQTATVTTAAKRHNLRVFAGIFDFSDFPHSLDAIIDVAHSHSTDPEKRDERAQQNGWDIFHTIAIGNELVQTHQATIPEVISALHQARSILRSAGYQGPVVTVDTYTMLLAHPELCEASDYCAANCHVFFDATQTPDKAGDYAIDVAKRISKGTEGKNGGRKRTVIAESGWPHDGTANGKAVPSEENQRVAVDSLRRVFREQGEDEGDGDAGLVLFTAFDDLWKTDNEGTFGAEKFWGINR comes from the exons ATGCGACATCTCACTCAAGCATTGATCACTCTCAATGCTCTGCTTGTAGTCGCAGTCGCGGCTCCTCATG GAATCTCGTACAGTCATATCCAGCACCACAAACGAGATgttccaaatccaaatctaGCCCCAAACCTAGGCACCAATGTAGAAGTCGAGCTACATCCGTCCCCTCGTCACCATAACAATCACGACCACCACCATGGTGGCCACGGGCACGGCCACCATGGCAAACCACCCCAACTACCACCGAAGAAACGAAAATTCGGAATCTCCTACTCCCCCTACAACACAGACAGCACCTGCAAATCCCAAGACGAGGTAAATGCAGATATCGACAGACTCGTCTCTCTATCCACCCCGCCACCAGCAGAGAACAACGAAGGCGCAGAAAGCGACTACAGCTTCATAAGAATCTACGGCATAGACTGCAACCAAACCGCCACCGTAACAACAGCTGCAAAGCGCCACAACCTCCGCGTCTTTGCTGGTATCTTCGATTTCTCCGACTTCCCCCACTCGCTCGATGCCATTATCGACGTTGCTCATTCCCACTCTACCGACCCGGAAAAACGAGACGAAAGAGCACAACAAAATGGATGGGATATATTCCACACTATAGCAATCGGAAACGAACTAGTCCAAACGCACCAAGCCACAATCCCAGAGGTAATCTCCGCCCTCCACCAAGCACGCAGCATCCTCCGGTCCGCAGGGTATCAGGGCCCCGTCGTGACTGTCGATACCTACACAATGCTCTTGGCACACCCGGAGCTATGTGAAGCGTCGGATTACTGCGCGGCGAATTGTCATGTTTTCTTCGATGCGACGCAGACTCCTGACAAAGCCGGGGATTATGCGATTGACGTTGCTAAGCGGATTTCGAAGGGGACAGAGGGAAAGAATGgggggaggaagaggactgTTATTGCGGAGAGTGGGTGGCCGCATGATGGGACGGCGAATGGGAAGGCTGTGCCGTCGGAGGAGAATCAGAGGGTTGCGGTGGATAGTTTGAGGAGGGTGTTTCGTGAACAGGGTGAGGATGAGGGGGATGGGGATGCCGGGCTGGTGTTGTTTACGGCGTTTGATGATTTGTGGAAGACTGACAATGAGGGAACGTTTGGAGCGGAGAAGTTTTGGGGGATTAATCGCTGA